The Corvus cornix cornix isolate S_Up_H32 chromosome 6, ASM73873v5, whole genome shotgun sequence genome includes the window CAGTGGACACAACCTATTTGAGATACCCTCATTAGTATTCACAAACCAGTTGACCTTTGTTAGTCCCATCATTATGTAAAAGACAGAATacacttcttttcttccttacagTGATGTTATTGCTGAGGAGAATATGATTAATATACGGAAGACAAGATGATATTGACTCTTGCAGCTGccctctgctcagcagagaAGAAGTTGTTCAGAGCATTACACTGGGTTCTCAGCCATGAATACAACTGTAATGCCATAATCCGAGCTCGGCATTGTTGCTCTGATCCCGTGTGCCTTGCACAAACAGTGCTGCAGTTCAGGCAAGTGGAAGTCTGAGATGCCAAAGAGGTTTTAATATATGTGCCCCTTGGTCatttatataaacaaaatataattaacATTGTGTTGTCAAGGTAGACCTAGAttcctttgctgttttccttggagGTTTCCCTCGATTCTGCACTTGGATGATCCATGTTTTGCTGTAAAGGGGAGCAGCAGTCCTAGGGATTCCCACGTGCGTCTATCTGTGACTCAGTTGTCAGCAcgctcactgctgctgttccttcaAGCAGAACAGTAAACCCCTTCAAACACAAAAGTCACTGCAAATACAGTTGTATTGCTTGTCTCAAGCAGCATCATTAGCTCCTGCCATGTCCAAAGCAATGATCAACCGAGATAAGCACTATCCAGTCAGAAAGGAGACGTGATTTATATCCTAAGGACATGCAGACAACAGCGAGAGGGAGGAAAACGCAAGGTAAGCAGAACTGTCAGACTGGTGTTTGACAAATTAATGCCACGTCGAGTCTATGCTTCCATGCACTCGGCCTCCTAAGCAAGGCAGCTGGAGCTCAAAGAGAGGGCCACAGGCTGAGGGCAAGGCGGCCTCCGCTACTCCTGGAGGACACCACTGCACACAACAGCACTCTGCATTGCTCTGAGGTGTTGGCACGGCCACCAGTCCACCCAACACGGAGACCACAGCAAAATAATGTCCCTGAGCTGCTCACCTGATgaagccagcacagcctgggaacTGAGGCAGAGCCACAGGAGCTGACACAAAGGCAGGGGCAGTGATGCTGGGCTTCGAGTGCAGCAGCAATCAGACAGATCTCAAAGCCATCCACCTCCCAGACCTTTTCTAAAGGTATCAGAAAAGGCTAAAGTTGTCACCTGAGGTGCTGACCAAGGGGATGACCAACCACCTCAAGCCGATCACAGCgctgtgtgctgctggctcatggagAAGTCTCCCCACATGTGAAACAAGTGGGGGTCCTTCGCAAGAGAGAGCTGTTCTTCAACCAGCTTTCCTTCTGGTGCCTCGTGGTCTTCCCCACTGAAAGCCCATGACACAATGGGATGTATGGAAAAAGATGTCTTCTCaaagaatttgaaaattcaGCGAGCACTCTGAGAATGAATGGTTAGTGTCCAGCAGGAAGGACAGTCAGAGCACAGCTAAGAAATACTTGTGTGCGTATAAACTAAAGCTAGAAAAAAAGATCTCACTTTCAAGGATATTCAGATCAGTGTATTCAGTACTTTCAGACACAgtatattttatacataatccctatatattttaatataacttATATTAATTTATAGTGCTGAATATTTATGATACTGCAAGACCACCAACCCCTGTAAATTAACTAAGGTTAGCATATGTCTAGGACTTCCaagacatgttttctttttctctgaaggaaaagatgGAATTTGGCCACCTTCCTAAGGTTCTTGGACAAGGACTAGTCCAGCAGTAGTAGCTCCAGCCCCCGCTGGCTATAGGAAGCAATTCCCCCAAAGCCACAGAACACACTGATAGTGCTGCTGGTGCAGATCCAGGCCTGAGGGATGTGTCCCACACTCTAcctgagctgtgcagctgaTCCATGTGCATTGCTGTGCCCAGACTGTCCTGGCTGCTTTGGACTTgttacacacacagagcacagaaattcTCTGCCACggtgcagggcagagcacaTCAGGCTCTTTTCCTGTGAATAACCGCAGAAGATGTGAGGCCGTGTTCCCATACTGAGTTTCCCGGATATACAGAAGCCTCGTTCTAGGCAGGTAAATTCCCAGCAAGTGGTGGGAATACAGGATTCAAAGTAAACAGAGATCCGCAAGCATGCGCACCACCTGCTGCAAAAATTCcccaggagggaggggaaagtgCGGGGGCTTTACCCCTGAAACGCACTCGGGGGGAGGAGCGGGACGAGCTGCCTCTCGCCTTTGCCATGGGGCAGGGATGAGAAGGAGGAAGTGTACCATAAACAGTCCTGCCTCCTGGAATCACCCTCCCAAAGAAATGCTTTAAGGGAGAAGCTGGACGTTTTTGTTCgcagcagcctgccctgctTACATTTAAGACAAACAGCAAAGCCGTTCTTCAAGAATGTTGTAAACCAGTGCAATGAAGTAATTAAGAAAAGCAGTAACACCAGCGGTGCGCAGTGGTGCCTGCGGCACACCCCTGCAGGAACTGTAGGTTTGCACAGGAGCTGCCGGTCCAGGAGTGTCGGTGCCGATGGGAAACAGGTACCAGAGTGGGtcagcagcatcacagaatgCACAGCGGAACTGTCCTGCAGGGGAAAGACTTGTAAAACTAGAAACACGGGACCTTCACTAATCTATTTAGCATTTCGGTAAGAAAATTTGTTTGGAGTAGTATTTTTCCCGGCTTTTTGCTAATCCATGTGTACTGTAGTACCACTTTCCTGGGTACTGCTGGAGAGAGGTCGCAGCTGGCAGGGGACTCGCTGAGCAGGGCCCACAGGTGCCCCTCTTAATTATGTCCCCGACCCTTCTTTTAGCAGCTGGAATAGTACAGGGACTAATCTTTCTTAATCTGGAAGTAGGGATACAGAACTTTAATTTTCCTACAGACACATGTCCCAGCTTCTGGGGAATTAAGTTACCCAATGACCTTTTATTAATGCATATGCTTTAAAAGCAGCTCCCAAGgccacagcagcatttcccagatCAGCACCCGTGCAGCCTGAAATAATGAATTTATGCTCTGGCGGGCCACGGCATCCAAATCTAACAGACTTGACTaaaaggagcagctgcagccagagcctaGCCTGGTCCAAACACGATGATACTTTCCAAACCATGCCAACAGCCCAAAGTGTTATTCCAGCGGTACCCAGTGTCCAGTGATTTAAAGTTGATCAAGcaactggagcatctctctgaggagggaaggctgaggaagctggggctgttcagcctggagcagacaGCTGAGAGGCAACATCATCCCtgtctgctcagagcagggaccAGGCGCTGCTCCTTGGGACCAGCAATGGCACAAGAGGAATGGGAAGGAACTGATGCCCAGGAGTTCCACCAGAGCACCAGGAGGAACTTCACTATGCGGTGACCGCGCACTAGACAGGTCTTATTCGCTGGAGACATTCCAGAACCGTCTGGACGCGAACCcgtgccatgtgctctgggacgGCCCTGCATGAGCGGGGAGGTGGGACCAGGTGACCCACGGGTGTCCCTTGCAGCCTGCCCCATGCCGTGATTCTGGGGCCGTGACCAGTCCGCCCAGCGGTGCCGTCCCAGCGCCCCCGTGGCACCGGCCTTGGGAGCCCGGCACCACCCGCCCGCGCCGCGACACTGCCTCCCCTCGCGCCGTCCACGAACCAAGGGGACGCCCGGCACATCCTCAGCTTGCCGTGCCCGGCCGCGCAGCATTTCTGTATGTTGCCCCCTCGCGGCGCCGCAAGCCGCCGTTCGGGCCTCGCGTTGGCGCGGAGCGCGCTGATTGGCCGCTTTGAACGGGCCCGGCGCGGCGCCATTggcggagcgcggcgggcggACGGTTCGAAtgcgcggcggccccgcccccgcccgcgcGGCGCTGCGGACGTGCCtgtgcggcggcggcggctccgcagGTGAGCGGCGCGCGGAGGGGCCGTTGGTGCGCGCGGCCGCGtgaggggcaggggggagcCGGGCAGAGGGGGGCGCGTTCCCGAGCCCGGGCGGGGTCCCGCTCCCCAGCCGGGGGCACAGCGTGGCCGCCCGGCCCCTCCCGGTCtgcggcggggagcgggggagCGCCCCGGAGAGCCGGGAAGGGAGCGGGGGAGCGCCCCGGGCCCGCGGGAGCGGGACAGGGGTTGGGCCGCACCGAGCGGGGCCTGCGCGGCGAGCGGGCGCTGCCCGCCCTGGCCGGAGCTGGCAGCCTCTTGGAGCCGTAGGTAACGCGGATCCGCTCGGTGTCCGGAACCCCCCGAGGCTGGTGCCGGTCCggaggagcaggggaggtgTGGagtgccagccctggctgctgcctccgCGGGCTGTGCGGGGCACTCACCCGTGCACCCTGGGCCGGTGTGCCCTGGCACGGCTAGCACCCAGTCCCCGGATTCTTACACAGTGGGATTCCTATCTGTTTCTAGCTCATTGAGTGAGTGGCTAGGTAAAAGTGATGAGTAGGCTACGCTTTTTTCAGTTCCCTGGAGAAGCTTCcttcaaagatttttaaatttttttttccttggaatcCCTCGTACTTTGGGGTGTAGTTTTTCTAGCTGGAATTCTGAATAAATGTATACTGTGTTTTTGTTGAGGAGAACAGTTAAGTGTTTCACATTATGTCTTAATTATGTGAAGCACAACTCACTTCTAAAGGCCTGGCATAGGTTCAGTGATTTGTCTGTGTTCAGGACAGCAACTGTTCGCCCTCACTTCCTGttacttttttcctgtccatttcagggacagccacagcaaTGGATGATTACACTAAAATAGAGAAGATTGGGGAAGGTAAGTAGGGGGAACAGTGAGCTTTTAAATGCTCCAGAGTTTGAGGTATGAAGTGTCCCAGAAGCTCTATGCACTCTGCCTGTTACAGGAACCACTGAGATCCAACCAAGTGGCTAAATAAGCCTGTGGCTTACTGTGGTAGTTACCTATATCTGTAAAAGCTTTCAGCCTGTCCTTATTTTGAAAGTGACatggtctttttaaaaaactgacCAGTGTTGAAAAGTGTCTGCCTTCATTTTGATGGCTAATGGTGTAACATTCCtccaaaagggagaaaaaatatgttctgtGTCTTGAAGCCAGTTTATAGTTTAGGAAAGTCCACTATTACTGTGTGTATGAACTCACCAGTTGCCCCATAATCTGTGCAATGTGTGGTTTTGCATGGAGCTGCTGGTAGGGAGTAGTATTTTCTGGATTGTTGTGCTCTGGTTCCATACGGGCAGTGCGGGTGTCAAGGGAAAGCACAGATTGGAAGCCTCTGtggaaaagtgaattttaacaATTACTTTACATTGAGGCACTAAGAAGATGGCTTCGATGCAGATGTTAGTCACAGCCTCCCTTTGACTGGAAATCCAGCCTGTGTTAACTGTAGGAGTCAGTGGTTTTTATAACACACTACAGAAAGCTCTAGCCTTATGTAGACTTGAAAGTTTGAAGTACATTGCTCTGAGATTGCACTCTGAGGCAATAGCAAAAGGTGTGCTTGGATCTTGCAACAAAACTTTGTAACCAAAGCCTTGTGCATgaatctttctgaaataaactaGTTTGGCCTCATGTGAGGGATTAATGCTTCAAGAAGGGTAAAAAGAGAAGGCTTACCTAACTTGGTTCGAGTGTTCTACTTCTGTGAACACTGATGATTAAAATGGATTGATTTGAGATTTAATATTGGTTCCAGTTTCAGTTTCTGCTGTGACCCACAGCGCTAGCCCCTCTCCTGCACTGAGGATTATGCCAGAGGTATTTCTACAGCTCATACCCATGGATAGCTGGATCTCAGACTGCAGAAGGAGCACTATTTCCATTTGCAGCTAAACCTTCAATGTTTTAATATGATGTGTCAATGGCAAAATCATAACCATGTATAATGATCTTGGCTGAAAGTTAATCAACTTGAAACTCAAACAGTATCTGATTTTATAACTACATCTTTCAAATATTCACCTTTCACACTTTGGCTTCTAAGCATCCTAACAAATGCTACACTTCATGGGTGGCATGCTTTAAACAAACAGAACTATTGCTCAGTTAAATGCCACAGTTAAGTAGTAGCTTGTAATCAAACAAAATACTCCATTTGCAAAGACTTTTCCTATGTTAGCAGCTCATGTTTGCAATAACTTATTTGTACCTGAAGCTGGTACTTCCTATATTTGTTTCACTGTCTTTTTGTTCAGGTACCTATGGTGTTGTGTATAAAGGTCGTCACAAAACCACAGGCCAAGTGGTTGCAATGAAGAAAATACGTCTAGAAAGTGAGGAGGAAGGTGTTCCAAGTACTGCTATCCGAgaaatttctttattaaaagaGCTGAATCATCCCAATATAGTCTGGTATGCATATACTGGTATTTAGCTAAACTCTTGGAAGGGCACTAGGCCCCATCaatcataaattatttttccactcATCTAGTGAGGTGCGACCTTTCTGTTTAATATAGTGTCTGCTTTGCAGCAAATAGTTCAATTCTATATTGCAGTTTTCTAGTTAAACCTTCCTCATGTTGCCTCTTTCCATTCTAGGAATGGaacaaatttttattaatttaggaATTTCcgtaaattattttcagaggGGTTTTTGTGAGAATGGAGGCAGCATATCCCATGAAAACTGGCTGAAGCTGTTACTTCAGGCAGTCTCAGAGGTTTATTTGCCACCTTGGAATAGACCATTTGACTTAAGTGTTCTGATGTTCTTCCTTGCTGTTCTGTAGCAGGAGTTTAGACGTGTTTTGATGCTGTCAGAGCTAGCACACCTGAGCTAGGAGTGAAACTTCCATCAGTGATGACCTGTAAAAATGATTGCAGCTATTGTCTTCCCCACAACATGCTTGCTCTTTAATGCAGCAAAATGCTTGATCTTTAATGTGCCTTAAAACTGGCCAAGTCCAGCCAGGTGGTGTCTCAATGTAGTTATTTATGCTTGGGTTTAGGAACCCCTACACTCTAATAAGGGTGAAGATGATACTTTAAAATGTGTGCAAATCCTGCTGTGTCTATTAGATTCCTATTAATATTCCCTTAAACCCTCCTAGTAATTCAGGCTGTGCTGTAACAAGCCAGCTTCAAAGACAAGCTAGGCACCAACACCCacaggtgggggtttttttaaaggcaacagtatttttttcctcagactcCTGTGTCTGATATGGGGGAACATAAATTTAAGAGGAAGCATATCGACTTTTATCTCAGTCTGACACTATTTCAGATACACTTGATTTTCCAGATGACAGTTTAACTCACTAAGTCTGTTGTTTGAAGACTTTTAAGACTTCCATAATAGGAACCTGGAAATGTCAGCTTGTATCCCTGTTGAGAGAGGGAATGTAACTGTGAGTATGTGCATTTTGCAGTGGAATTAATGGTATACTCAATTTTTAGTCTTCAGGATGTTCTCATGCAGGATTCAAGACTGTACCTCGTGTTTGAATTCCTTTCCATGGATCTCAAGAAGTATTTGGATAGCATTCCATCTGGCCAGTATTTGGAACGTTCACGTGTTAAGGTAATGAGGGCAATTCCTTAATTTCAGAGGGAATTTAATCTAAAGATGACCTACTAAGCCATAAGCAGCTCTTACTTTCAGTGTAATTAACTCCttgaggagaaataaaaggttAAATAAGCAGCTGTAGATAATAAGATGAATGTgagttttgctttcaaatgtaacttgaaaaatcttttaattacTGAGGTTGAACTGCCTTAAATTAGTCTCGAGAATTAATTTGTGTGGCTTTTTGATTGATATTAACTCAATATCTGCAATGTTTTGGATCTCCATTTCCTTCTACTGTGGGGAGAGCTAATATAAGGGAACACCTTTGTGTTGCAGAACCCTGACATGTACTAAAAGTaactccttcccttctttcctcctaTCTCATCCTTTCTAGAGTTATCTGTACCAAATTTTGCAAGGTATTGTCTTCTGCCACTCAAGAAGAGTTCTGCACAGAGACTTGAAACCTCAGAATCTCCTGATAGATGACAAGGGGGTGATTAAACTGGCAGACTTTGGACTGGCCCGGGCCTTTGGAATTCCAGTGCGGGTCTACACTCATGAAGTGAGTTGGGATGTGCTTCTGGTGGTCTGGATAGTGCTTATGTGCTTCCTGCTGAAAACTGGTTatgaaacagctgaaaacaatCGTGGAGATTTCCAAGTCATAAGTTAACAAAACTATGAAAAAGTTaggttttgctttccaaaacaGTTTTCCACCTCTTTGAGGGTTTACTCAAGGTGGTTTTACTCTAAGGTTCCAAAGCATTTTATGAATCCCACTCACAGTGAGTCAGATGGACTCAGACTTGTTGCTCACTATCTCATAAAGGCGtttttgctttgcaaagcaCTCAAGTTTGAGGAGGCTTGTGGCTGGGTGCCAAAGGATCCTTGCTCTTAAAGAAGTCATGCAGGCATCTGCTTTTCTTGAAGTAGAGGCTACTGCAATGAAGTTGGTTTGTCTACAAATGAAGTTTGAAATGAGTATTACACTTTTAGTAAACTAAAACTTCTATTACTGGctatttttaccaaaaaatgCAATGCTGCTTAATAATGAATGAGCAATTGTTCTTGCAGTCAATTAAAGGACCTGATTCCACAAACTTAACCTTTCCTTGTTCCACAGGTAGTGACACTGTGGTACAGGTctccagaggtgctgctgggatCTGCTCGTTACTCTACTCCTGTAGATATCTGGAGCATAGGGACCATATTTGCTGAGTTGGCAACTAAAAAGCCACTTTTCCATGGGGATTCAGAGATTGACCAGATCTTCAGAATCTTCAGGTATGGTGGGCTGCACCTTTCCTTGCTGCCTGTGTGGCACCACACAACAGCTGTGTGTAATTAAAAGTGTAATAGTGCATAACATTTCTGACTAAACTGCTTAATATTTTGCTTACACTTGCCCAGAGCTTTAGGGACCCCCAACAACGAGGTATGGCCTGAGGTGGAATCCCTGCAGGACTATAAAAACACATTCCCAAAATGGAAACCTGTCAGCCTTGAAACACATGTCAAAAACTTGGATAAAGATGGACTTGATCTGCTGGCTGTAAGTAGTCTGTCTTAAACTACTGATTAAGAAACTGAgtggtttgttttaaatactc containing:
- the CDK1 gene encoding cyclin-dependent kinase 1; this translates as MDDYTKIEKIGEGTYGVVYKGRHKTTGQVVAMKKIRLESEEEGVPSTAIREISLLKELNHPNIVCLQDVLMQDSRLYLVFEFLSMDLKKYLDSIPSGQYLERSRVKSYLYQILQGIVFCHSRRVLHRDLKPQNLLIDDKGVIKLADFGLARAFGIPVRVYTHEVVTLWYRSPEVLLGSARYSTPVDIWSIGTIFAELATKKPLFHGDSEIDQIFRIFRALGTPNNEVWPEVESLQDYKNTFPKWKPVSLETHVKNLDKDGLDLLAKMLIYDPAKRISGKMALNHPYFDDLDKSTLPANLIKK